The Chiloscyllium plagiosum isolate BGI_BamShark_2017 unplaced genomic scaffold, ASM401019v2 scaf_8314, whole genome shotgun sequence sequence cactgaaacccttcctattaaaggctgtaattgtaccatcctccactttctccagcagcccattccatacatgcatcaccctctaccgcagcattgtcccttaggtcccatttGATATCTTTCCATGgtgagcagcacagtggttagcactgctgcctcgcagcgccagcgacccgggttcaattcccacctcaggcgactgactgtgtcgagtttgcacgttctcccagtgtctgcgtgggtttcctccgggtgctccggtttcctcccacagtccaaagatgtgcaggtcaggtgaattggccatgcaaaattgcccgtagtgttaggtaaggggtaaatatagggatatgggtgggttacgcttcggcgggtcggtgtggacttgttgggccgaagggcctgtttccacactgtaaagtaatctaatctaaaatcacaactagagggcataggtttagcatgagggggttctcccaccccagggaaagaccttgtccatttgtcatctaggcccctcatgattttataaacctttaatgTCACCCCTtatcctccaacactccagggaaaacagccctagtctgttcagcctctccccatagctcaacttctacaaccctggcaacatccttgaaagggttcagaaaacatttgcaagttTCATAACAGCCTcatgagaggaaggagaccagaattgcccataATAtaccaacattggcctaaccatgTACTGTATAgctgctacatgacctcccatctctaCTCTGTAGTAAAAAGGAATGCTTACCAAACAGCTtgttcactttcctatctacctgtgactccactttcaaggaaccatgaacctgcactgcaaggttttggttcagcaacactccccagggcatTACCAGTTCAGTGTCCAagtgctgctctgatttgcttttccaaaatacagcaccttgcatttatctaaattaaatgcccatctgatcaagatcctgttgtaaccttccCTGTCCTCTTGACCTTCAAATCTGGAGTCCTCTGCCATTTcactctgttcacatccaaatcatttacctcAATGGCAGACAGTAGTCAACCCAGCAtcaatccatgtggcactccattggtcacaggcctccagtctgaaaagcaaccctccaccatcatcttcTGTCCTCTACCTTCAGGTagagttctgtgtccaaatggctagttctgtattccatgagatataactttgctaaccaaccagtctcccaggagtaaacttgtcaaatgccttcctgaaatccataattgatcacatctaccactccctcCAATCCGGTTATTTCTTCGAAGGAATAAATAAAGCAGATGGTGAGGATGGGGTCAAGCAGGTTTTTCAATCCTATTGAATCCCTCCACCTGTTGAGGTAGCCAGTGTCAAAGCAATGCCCTTTAGGAGCTGGCCAGCTNNNNNNNNNNNNNNNNNNNNNNNNNNNNNNNNgtcatgtgactctggaccccatgagaTCCATGTTGACAACTCCCTTTTACCACATGGTGCTGCTACCCCTCTTGGTAGGGAGAGAACAAAGTGGTAGCAGTGTATACCATGCTGTGTTTTATGGAACACAAGCagtcaggcccttcagccctttcacagttccattctcatccatgtgcctatccaatgaccaattaaatgcccttaacattaatgagtctactactgttggggcatagaatgccctgcctTCTACTGAAGAAACTACCTTTCACATCTGTCCTATTATGATCACCTATCAGTTTAAAGCAAATGGCCCctcatgctagctatcaccattggaGGAAAGACTTGCTTGTCTAACCTGGATTCACAGGTCTCAATTCAATGCCTCTACCCTCTAATGAggacagcctcaagtccctcagcctcctctccattccaggcaacatcttagttaAGCTCCTCCagcctttccaaaacttccacatccttcctataattccATGGAGGAAAGTGTCTAATACTCCATATGCAGCATATTCTACAGCTGTGACATGagctcatggttctgaaactcaatccctcgagtAAATCCTAACACCACATGCCTTTTTAAACAAGTctaccaacctgggtggaaactcaGGGGTCAatgcacatggactccaggaTCATTGctcatctgcactgccaagatTCTTCCCATTAATCTAGTACTCTGCatccctgttactccttccaaagtgaatcacctcaccttTCCAtattgagctccatttgccatgCCTCAGCTGAGCTCTGCAGCTCATGTCCCTCACTAACCCACAACAATCTTAGTCCATCCAGTTGTTTGGATACAACAGAGCTGCTGGCTCACTCATTAGAGGGTAAAGTGAGCTCAGTGCTcagggtctagagtcacattaGGCCAGTCAATTTCCTTCCCTTCTCAACGGAAGGAGGAGAGAATTTTACAACCAATCCATTTCCATGACCTTTCTCCCATAAAAAGGAGTTGGAAAGTCCAGTTTCCACTTAAGGGAAATGTAAACCACCCATTTACTATCCCCTGTCTGGTCAGCCTCAGGCACACAGATACCCCAATGCTGATTGGGCAATGGGTTATGCCATTCCTCAAAACACCCTTCCCACCAGTCATTGCCCTTTGGATAGGACTAACTTCACCTGGATCCAAGGCTTACTGGGGCAGTCACAGCCTGAGAATCCACTACAACTGATTCTCAGCCCATTACAGCACCATTCTCTGGGCTGCTACAGCCTGCACTGACCCTATAGCCACCCACAGCACCACAAAAGCAACCTTCAAAACCCTGGAATATACCCCACAGCCAGGTCCTCACCCCACTGGCTCCCAAATCAGGTTCTATATCTGACACCCTGAGGCCAActctaaatggagaaagctgcagGCATTTCTCTCAGACCCTGCAGAACCCCTTTCCAGTGAGGTCTACAGCCCCCTGTACTCACTGGATAAAGCAAACTGTAAACAATATCTTCGATAACCCAATCAATCATCCTGGAAGCTCAATGCATGGATTGGACAGGCCAAGCCCAGAGATTGTACCCAGGAATATTTCAACAGAGAATGCAGAAAAACCAGCTCCAGACAGAAGAAACCATGAATCACTGCTTTATTGACTGTGTCATCACAGGTTGATGGGTGTTCGCTTGTGTTTCCTGTACAGGACCAAGGCCAGCAATGAAGCAGAGATCAGACAGACCACTGTCACAGTCAGGGTCACCAACACAACCAACTCCACACCTACAGAACAAGGAGAAACCAATGGTTACtgagagaaagagggacagaaagggaaactAGCAGGCAGGCAGCTCCCCACCTGGAGACCTCTCCTGTATCCTTACTTCAACCTCAGGCAGGGGCTCAGTTGCCAAGTTGGTCACCCTAGTATCCAGGATGATCAGGGGGCCAAGTGAGGCCTCCCCTTCCCACTTGAATCCAGCTTCATTCTCTGCAAGATCAAATATCCCAGTcagggagagatggagaggggaGGATCCACAACATCAAGATGGTCAATGTCCTACCAGCTTCAGGACCAAGGTCTCTCCTTCCTCTGGAGGGGAACAGGATCTCCCTTGTGCTCCCACAGTTCCCCACATGGCAACAGGCACAAATGTCACTGTCAGATTCCTCCAATGGGGTCCAGCTAAACAAGAGAACCAGCCCATCAACCACATGGTGCATCACCTCTCCCAACAACAACATccctgagggacagagagagggaacttACATATTCTGCAGCTTCTGGAAAGTACAAGCTTTGTTCCTGGAATCTCCCTGATCCACTGCAGCAACTTTCAGGTGACAGGTGATGAAAATCTGAGGAACACATTCAAAACAAGTCAGTATTTAGTGACTCCCTCCCACTATGGAGAAGCCAATCAGCAGCTTCCTCTTACCAAGGAATGCTCATCACCATAGAAACGAAACGCATCCAGGTCAAACCTGAGCTTGTCAAGCTCCCGCCCGTCTCCCGGCAACACAAAGGTTGAAAAGGAGTCCTCAGCTATGCTGTCCAGGAGGCAACTGCAGATGGACAAAGGGCCGTGAAGTGANNNNNNNNNNNNNNNNNNNNNNNNNNNNNNNNNNNNNNNNNNNNNNNNNNNNNNNNNNNNNNNNNNNNNNNNNNNNNNNNNNNNNNNNNNNNNNNNNNNNNNNNNNNNNNNNNNNNNNNNNNNNNNNNNNNNNNNNNNNNNNNNNNNNNNNNNNNNNNNNNNNNNNNNNNNNNNNNNNNNNNNNNNNNNNNNNNNNNNNNNNNNNNNNNNNNNNNNNNNNNNNNNNNNNNNNNNNNNNNNNNNNNNNNGGGAGAATGACAGATGGCCTTCTCCAGACCTGGTGGAGCTGAATGGGATCCAGGTGGGATTGATGGGGTTACTGCTCACATTGCCCTTCCTGGGAAGAGACAGGGCAGACATTTTAGGCCAGggtcagacaacagcagcagctgGGGATCATATTGACAATCCAAGATTCTCACCTCAAATAACGACACTCAATGGGAACAACAGCCCCATTGGTTCTCACAATGACAGATCCAGGATAGTTTGGGGTGTGGGTCAGGTGGGTGGTGTAGATCAGGAAATCCCCAGTGATCTGAAAGACACCAGGTTAAGGAATGAGAAACTGATCTGAATGGAGAAAGATCTACACAGGGTTCACAACATCCCATGGCAACAATTCTTTGCCGAGTGTGACAGACTCTAGATCTGGagtgaccacaactggaatacaataggtcagtggttAGTGGTTAGTCTTTTAGGATCAACGCAAGATGGTATTGCATCATTCCAAAAATCAGGAATTATTGGAATTCCATATCCAAAGGCCAGGGAATGCTCAGTTGGTCAACAGGATTGGTTTTAAGATCACAGCAGAATTACAGATAGATGGAACAGGAACATGGTGATCTTTATCTACAAGGTTAAACAGGAAGTCTTCAGACTATGGGAAGGGATTACAGACAAAGTTAGTGAAACATCAGCTTTAGTGAGAATGCAAAAACCAAGTTCAAAAGCATGAATTAACCAGAATGGAACCAAAACAGTTTTACCAACAGGTCAGATATAGAGCTCAAGGACTAGACAAGTCAATTTATTCCCAACAGTCCCACAATTGGGATGAAACTAGACTAAGTGAGTCAAATAAACTCAGGATAATAGACTGCTCACCACAAAACTTAGCACATCATTCTGCTACAACAAGACAGATGTTTTCTTCAGATTTCACTATAGaaaagtgtcatgctggaaagCACTGATAGAAAAAGCACTGTTTTGTTCACATTCAGGAATAAGTTCAAATCATTCACTCCTCCGCATTATAGCTAATTCATTAGCTAAAAACATTAACAGAACCACCCATATAATCCAAAGCTTCTAAACCAATGAGAACAGCAGCATATGCTTAGAGATAAGACCAGGTAAGGCCCAGTCTAATCCAGTATAGGAAGCTAGCAGGAGACAGACCCTCAATAAGTCAATGTTCCTCAATGTAACCCTAACTGGAATAAGCTACCACCCAAGCTTCCTGCAAGTGTGGAGAACTCCCATTACCTGCAATCTGCTGCCACACTCATGCAGCCCATAATCAAAGAGGACAGTGTGGTTCTCAGGGTAGACCCTGGTTAGCTGACAACCTACTGTCCCCAGGGTCAGGTCAGCAGCTTTAATCAGGTGCCCAGTTCCAAATAAATCCAGCTGGGCCTTGACCAGCAGGTTGTGCTCTCCACACTGCACCATCACAGTCTGTAGTGGGGACAAActcacaccctcagacactgggAACCTAGAACCCCCATGAGAAGGGACTCTCTCAGGAACAGGGCTGGCTCTCTCAATTCCCCATGGAAACCTCTGGTTCAAAAATTGCTGCCATGTGTCAGAGCAACAGACAGCTCCAACTAACATTAACACAGGGAACAAACCCCTCATTACAAAATCACTCATGATCCCAAACAACTCAACCATCCCCACATTCCCCAACCAGCTCCTTTTATACACACAACCCACACTCACCTGATACCAATATGACCAGGAGCAGCAGCATTGAACCAATCGACCAGCCCCAATCTCGACAATCTCCACCAATGNNNNNNNNNNNNNNNNNNNNNNNNNNNNNNNNNNNNNNNNNNNNNNNNNNNNNNNNNNNNNNNNNNNNNNNNNNNNNNNNNNNNNNNNNNNNNNNNNNNNNNNNNNNNNNNNNNNNNNNNNNNNNNNNNNNNNNNNNNNNNNNNNNNNNNNNNNNNNNNNNNNNNNNNNNNNNNNNNNNNNNNNNNNNNNNNNNNNNNNNNNNNNNNNNNNNNNNNNNNNNNNNNNNNNNNNNNNNNNNNNNNNNNNNNNNNNNNNNNNNNNNNNNNNNNNNNNNNNNNNNNNNNNNNNNNNNNNNNNNNNNNNNNNNNNNNNNNNNNNNNNNNNNNNNNNNNNNNNNNNNNNNNNNNNNNNNNNNNNNNNNNNNNNNNNNNNNNNNNNNNNNNNNNNNNNNNNNNNNNNNNNNNNNNNNNNNNNNNNNNNNNNNNNNNNNNNNNNNNNNNNNNNNNNNNNNNNNNNNNNNNNNNNNNNNNNNNNNNNNNNNNNNNNNNNNNNNNNNNNNNNNNNNNNNNNNNNNNNNNNNNNNNNNNNNNNNNNNNNNNNNNNNNNNNNNNNNNNNNNNNNNNNNNNNNNNNNNNNNNNNNNNNNNNNNNNNNNNNNNNNNNNNNNNNNNNNNNNNNNNNNNNNNNNNNNNNNNNNNNNNNNNNNNNNNNNNNNNNNNNNNNNNNNNNNNNNNNNNNNNNNNNNNNNNNNNNNNNNNNNNNNNNNNNNNNNNNNNNNNNNNNNNNNNNNNNNNNNNNNNNNNNNNNNNNNNNNNNNNNNNNNNNNNNNNNNNNNNNNNNNNNNNNNNNNNNNNNNNNNNNNNNNNNNNNNNNNNNNNNNNNNNNNNNNNNNNNNNNNNNNNNNNNNNNNNNNNNNNNNNNNNNNNNNNNNNNNNNNNNNNNNNNNNNNNNNNNNNNNNNNNNNNNNNNNNNNNNNNNNNNNNNNNNNNNNNNNNNNNNNNNNNNNNNNNNNNNNNNNNNNNNNNNNNNNNNNNNNNNNNNNNNNNNNNNNNNNNNNNNNNNNNNNNNNNNNNNNNNNNNNNNNNNNNNNNNNNNNNNNNNNNNNNNNNNNNNNNNNNNNNNNNNNNNNNNNNNNNNNNNNNNNNNNNNNNNNNNNNNNNNNNNNNNNNNNNNNNNNNNNNNNNNNNNNNNNNNNNNNNNNNNNNNNNNNNNNNNNNNNNNNNNNNNNNNNNNNNNNNNNNNNNNNNNNNNNNNNNNNNNNNNNNNNNNNNNNNNNNNNNNNNNNNNNNNNNNNNNNNNNNNNNNNNNNNNNNNNNNNNNNNNNNNNNNNNNNNNNNNNNNNNNNNNNNNNNNNNNNNNNNNNNNNNNNNNNNNNNNNNNNNNNNNNNNNNNNNNNNNNNNNNNNNNNNNNNNNNNNNNNNNNNNNNNNNNNNNNNNNNNNNNNNNNNNNNNNNNNNNNNNNNNNNNNNNNNNNNNNNNNNNNNNNNNNNNNNNNNNNNNNNNNNNNNNNNNNNNNNNNNNNNNNNNNNNNNNNNNNNNNNNNNNNNNNNNNNNNNNNNNNNNNNNNNNNNNNNNNNNNNNNNNNNNNNNNNNNNNNNNNNNNNNNNNNNNNNNNNNNNNNNNNNNNNNNNNNNNNNNNNNNNNNNNNNNNNNNNNNNNNNNNNNNNNNNNNNNNNNNNNNNNNNNNNNNNNNNNNNNNNNNNNNNNNNNNNNNNNNNNNNNNNNNNNNNNNNNNNNNNNNNNNNNNNNNNNNNNNNNNNNNNNNNNNNNNNNNNNNNNNNNNNNNNNNNNNNNNNNNNNNNNNNNNNNNNNNNNNNNNNNNNNNNNNNNNNNNNNNNNNNNNNNNNNNNNNNNNNNNNNNNNNNNNNNNNNNNNNNNNNNNNNNNNNNNNNNNNNNNNNNNNNNNNNNNNNNNNNNNNNNNNNNNNNNNNNNNNNNNNNNNNNNNNNNNNNNNNNNNNNNNNNNNNNNNNNNNNNNNNNNNNNNNNNNNNNNNNNNNNNNNNNNNNNNNNNNNNNNNNNNNNNNNNNNNNNNNNNNNNNNNNNNNNNNNNNNNNNNNNNNNNNNNNNNNNNNNNNNNNNNNNNNNNNNNNNNNNNNNNNNNNNNNNNNNNNNNNNNNNNNNNNTTTTGCTTAATTTCTTCCTGTAAGTTTTGGTTCAAACTCCTTTTCCTCTGGATGTTACTGTGCTCATTGTCCTTCCATTCACATCCCCTTGGGGGCTCCTCTCTTGGTTGGTTACTGCCTGCTTATTTTTATTGGTTACTGGGTGGATGTGGGCAGTGCTGGCCATGTCAACATTCCCTGACCAACCCCCAGCTATCCTTGATAAGGTGGTGTTGAGTCATCATCTTCATCCTGTGCATGCCATCGTGCCATCTGGTGCCACAGAGGTAGGCACAGGAATGTGTAAACCCGGTTATAGTGATGTTCCAAGTGTTTAGCTTGGAGGGAATGTATCGACTTTCTGGGTGCGAGCGttcgcaggtttggaaggtgttattgcAGGAGCCtgggtgaatttttgcagtgtatcttCCAATGCCCATTGTTTGTAATAAATGATGTCGATGATCATGTCACTGGGATTGTACAAAAGGTTGGATGTTTGGTAACAATGAGGTGAGAGGTATTAGGTTATGGGGAGAtttaaatggattggtcagattaGCAGAGTTGTGagaaatggaatttaaccctgcgAAATGGAAGAAAGGAAAGGACAAGAGAGTACTTGGTGCGTGGCATGACTTGAGGGCACTCCGAAGCGGAGGGATGTTGTGCTTATCCATAGATCCATGATGGGGGCAGGACAGATTAACGGAGCAGTTAAAAAGTTATACTGAGGTACAgactattagactagacaggattgagattCCTAAgcaggaggtattagcaattctggaaaatgtggaaATAGATATATCCCCTGAGCCAGATggtatttatcctaggattctctgggaagttagggaatagattgcagagcctttgtctTTTATCTTTGCCAtaattgtctacagaaatagtgccaaaagactggaaggtagcaaatattcccttttcaagaaggggagtgggGACAACCCTAGTTATTATAGAtcatgagccttacttcagttgtgggtggAAAGCATTATGAGAGAGACAATTTATAATAATgtagaaaggaacaatttgattaagGGGATTCAGcacaattttgtgaagggtaggtcatgcctcacaaatcttactgagttctttgagaaggtgaccaaacaggtggatgagggcaatgcagttgatgtggtgtatatggaattcagtaaagcatttgataaggtcccccacagtaggctattgcagaaaatgcagaggcatgggactgagggtgactTAGCGGTTTGGACCActaaattggctagctgaaagaagacagggtagtggttaatgagaaatattcatcctggagttcagttaccagtggtgttcaaactgcaaggatctgttttggggtcattgctgttttgttttttttttataaatgacctggataagggtgTAGAaagttgggttagtaaatttgcggatgatactaaggtcagtggagttgtggatagtgctgaaggatgttgcaattagagggatatagataagctgcagagctgtgttgagaggtggcaaatagagcttgatgtagaaaagtgtgaggtgattcagtttggaaggagtaatagagTAACAGAGTACTgtgctaatggtaggattcttggtaatGCGGATGAGCGGAGAAATCTGTGACCGTGTgcatagatccatgaaagttgccacccaggttgatatgattgttaagaaggcatctggtgtgttagcttttattggtagagggactgaattTGGGAACtataaggtcatgctgcagctgtacaaaattctggtgcagccacacttggagtattgtgtccagttctggtcactgcatacaggatggatgtggaagcattggaaagagtgcagaggaaatttattaGGAtaatgcctggtatggaaggaaggtcatatgaggaaagggtgagggactTAGGCTGTTTTtgagagagaaggttaagaggtgacttaatagagacatacaagataatcaaaggattagataggatggacattgagagcctttttccttgaatggtgatggttagcatgagggggcatagctttaaatcgaGGGGTAATAGatgggttctttactcagcataGTAAGAGCATGGAGTGCCCtagctgcaacagtagtagatttcaatggtcattggttaaatatatggatgataatggaatagtataggatggatgggcttcaaattggtttcacagggtggcgcaacattgaAGGGTCTAtactacactgtaatgttatATATTCTATGCATACAGATGTTTGACTTTTTCAATAAGGATACagataagagcagggaggtgatgttggagctgtacaggactctGCCTAggtcacagttggagtattgtgtctaaTTCCAGTCACCACATCAcaagaagaatgtgattgcattggagagggtgcaaaggagattcatcaacatgttgcctgggatggacaatttcagagctgaaaaatgtgttgctggaaaagcgcagcaggtcagacagcatccaaggagcatcctgcaccttggatgctgcctgacctgctgcgcttttccagcaacacatttaagctctgatctgcagccctcactttctgctatggaccatttcagtgatggagaggctggataaggtcAGGTTGTTCTATTTGGAGCAGAGAATGGAGAGCGGGGACCTGGTAAAAGTGTATGAGATTGCAGGGTGTGGACATGGTGATTGGCTGTTGAAGATGTTCTCATTACTTGTAAAGTCAGTAACGAAAGGCAAGGTGGAATGTAGGACATTTTAGAGATTTTAGGACAAATATTTTCACTGAGGGTGATGGGGTGTGGACCCTGGGAGA is a genomic window containing:
- the LOC122547830 gene encoding zona pellucida sperm-binding protein 3-like gives rise to the protein MVELFGIMSDFVMRGLFPVLMLVGAVCCSDTWQQFLNQRFPWGIERASPVPERVPSHGGSRFPVSEGVSLSPLQTVMVQCGEHNLLVKAQLDLFGTGHLIKAADLTLGTVGCQLTRVYPENHTVLFDYGLHECGSRLQITGDFLIYTTHLTHTPNYPGSVIVRTNGAVVPIECRYLRKGNVSSNPINPTWIPFSSTRSGEGHLSFCLLDSIAEDSFSTFVLPGDGRELDKLRFDLDAFRFYGDEHSLIFITCHLKVAAVDQGDSRNKACTFQKLQNIWTPLEESDSDICACCHVGNCGSTREILFPSRGRRDLGPEAENEAGFKWEGEASLGPLIILDTRVTNLATEPLPEVEVRIQERSPGVELVVLVTLTVTVVCLISASLLALVLYRKHKRTPINL